In Candidatus Delongbacteria bacterium, one genomic interval encodes:
- a CDS encoding GNAT family N-acetyltransferase, producing the protein MSAHHRRLMRLEPLPELVESDQDSVRCPLPEDRLALAQLMLDSYRGSVDDEGEDLAGSLREVDSLFASEYGDWLPSFSGIVELNGRPAAATLVTRWRNAPFIAFSLTHPDFRRRGLARRGLLRVIHALRAADDTCLQLVVTRGNTPAERLYEALGFVEVDRPAT; encoded by the coding sequence ATGAGCGCACATCACCGTCGACTGATGCGACTGGAACCCTTGCCCGAGTTGGTGGAGAGCGATCAGGATTCCGTGCGCTGCCCCTTGCCCGAGGATCGCCTGGCCCTCGCGCAGTTGATGCTGGACTCCTATAGGGGCAGCGTGGACGACGAGGGCGAGGACCTGGCGGGAAGTCTCAGGGAAGTGGACTCACTGTTCGCCAGCGAGTACGGAGACTGGCTGCCCAGCTTCTCCGGCATCGTTGAATTGAATGGCCGTCCGGCAGCTGCCACCCTCGTGACCCGCTGGCGAAATGCTCCATTCATCGCCTTCTCACTGACCCACCCCGACTTCCGTCGCCGCGGCCTGGCCCGGCGCGGCCTGCTGCGCGTGATCCACGCCCTGCGCGCCGCCGACGACACCTGCCTGCAACTGGTCGTGACCCGCGGCAACACCCCCGCCGAACGCCTGTACGAAGCCCTGGGCTTCGTCGAAGTGGACCGTCCTGCGACATGA
- a CDS encoding GNAT family N-acetyltransferase gives MHEFWTQPERAVALFSLLDTVFPGIAQAAERIRGLGVSWEGASTPFVFEEAGAALAHVGLIELPLVLEGRETVVGSVHAVATRADQRGRGLYRAVMTRLLAWCESRFSTLVLTTEHPEYFTPFGFRHCPEAAFRLAVDHAGPREPLRRLELSQPLDLALLHRLLSTREPLSHRLGVVREQAIFCFNMGRQDLWYSQALDALCCFERQGTGLRLLDLVAPRLPAWPQLLACLPGPLDEIIFEFSPDRLAPQALPQPRLLDHDGPSWLMVRGPWLPEGTPFTLPIPART, from the coding sequence ATGCACGAATTCTGGACCCAACCCGAACGCGCCGTGGCTCTCTTCTCGCTGCTGGACACGGTCTTTCCCGGCATCGCGCAGGCTGCGGAACGCATCCGCGGGCTGGGGGTATCGTGGGAGGGTGCCTCGACGCCCTTCGTTTTCGAGGAGGCCGGAGCCGCGCTGGCTCATGTGGGCCTGATCGAGCTGCCCCTGGTGCTGGAGGGACGGGAGACGGTGGTCGGCAGCGTGCACGCGGTGGCCACCCGCGCCGATCAGCGGGGGCGAGGGCTCTACCGTGCCGTGATGACCCGCCTGCTGGCCTGGTGTGAGTCACGCTTCAGCACTCTGGTACTCACGACCGAGCACCCCGAGTACTTCACGCCCTTCGGCTTTCGCCATTGCCCCGAAGCCGCCTTCCGGCTGGCGGTGGACCACGCCGGCCCGAGGGAGCCGCTGCGCCGGCTGGAGCTTTCCCAGCCGCTGGACCTGGCCCTGCTGCACCGCCTGCTGTCAACCCGTGAGCCGCTGTCGCACAGGCTTGGCGTGGTGCGCGAGCAGGCGATCTTCTGTTTCAACATGGGCCGCCAGGACCTGTGGTACAGTCAGGCGCTGGATGCGCTCTGCTGCTTCGAAAGGCAGGGCACGGGCCTGCGCCTGCTGGATCTGGTGGCGCCCCGCCTGCCGGCCTGGCCGCAGCTGTTGGCCTGCCTGCCGGGCCCGCTGGACGAAATCATCTTCGAGTTCTCACCCGACCGGCTGGCGCCGCAGGCGCTGCCCCAGCCGCGCCTGCTGGATCACGATGGCCCCTCCTGGCTGATGGTGCGGGGGCCCTGGCTGCCCGAGGGCACGCCCTTCACCCTGCCGATCCCGGCGCGAACATGA
- a CDS encoding paraslipin: protein MEQFALLLLVIAGFFVMSAIKVVPQQNAWVVERLGKYHITLSPGLSFLLPFVDRVAYKHSLKEIPLDVPSQICITRDNTQLTVDGILYFQVTDPMRASYGASNYVVAITQLAQTTLRSVIGRMELDKTFEERDAINASVVQSLDEAALNWGVKVLRYEIKDLTPPVEILRAMQAQITAEREKRALIAASEGRRQEQINIATGEREAFIARSEGAKQAEINKAQGEAAAITAVADATADAITKIAAAIQKPGGEQAVQLKVAEKAVEAYGELARTNNTMIVPGNMTEVSGLIGTAMTLFKGTRG from the coding sequence ATGGAACAGTTCGCCCTGTTGTTGCTGGTCATCGCCGGCTTCTTCGTGATGAGCGCCATCAAGGTGGTGCCCCAGCAGAACGCCTGGGTCGTGGAACGCCTGGGCAAGTATCACATCACCCTCAGCCCCGGGCTGAGCTTTCTGCTGCCCTTCGTCGACCGGGTGGCCTACAAGCATTCGCTCAAGGAGATTCCGCTGGACGTGCCCAGCCAGATCTGCATCACGCGGGACAACACCCAGCTGACCGTGGACGGAATCCTCTACTTCCAGGTGACCGACCCGATGCGCGCCAGCTACGGCGCCAGCAACTATGTGGTGGCCATCACCCAGCTGGCCCAGACCACCCTGCGCTCGGTGATCGGCCGGATGGAACTGGACAAGACCTTCGAGGAGCGTGACGCGATCAATGCCAGCGTGGTGCAGTCGCTGGACGAGGCGGCGCTCAACTGGGGCGTGAAGGTGTTGCGCTACGAGATCAAGGACCTGACCCCGCCGGTGGAGATCCTGCGCGCGATGCAGGCCCAGATCACGGCCGAACGCGAGAAGCGTGCGCTGATCGCGGCCTCCGAGGGACGGCGCCAGGAACAGATCAACATCGCCACGGGTGAACGCGAGGCCTTCATCGCGCGCTCCGAGGGTGCCAAGCAGGCCGAGATCAACAAGGCCCAGGGCGAGGCGGCCGCGATCACGGCCGTGGCCGACGCCACCGCGGACGCCATCACCAAGATCGCCGCGGCCATCCAGAAGCCCGGCGGCGAGCAGGCCGTGCAGCTCAAGGTGGCCGAGAAGGCCGTGGAAGCCTACGGCGAGCTGGCCCGGACCAACAACACGATGATCGTGCCGGGCAACATGACCGAGGTCTCGGGCCTGATCGGCACCGCGATGACCCTGTTCAAGGGCACCCGGGGCTGA
- a CDS encoding NfeD family protein: MPVSQPLFWWILAGLLVLAELMSGTFFLLMLALGAAAGAIAAHLGLGLSAQMTVAAVAGGGAVFLWYLRRRHQPLPREVQSNPDALLDIGSRVQVDQWAADGSARVQYRGANWSARWVGEGLPEPGMHTIHRIDGSVLQLVR, translated from the coding sequence ATGCCCGTTTCCCAACCTTTGTTCTGGTGGATCCTCGCCGGCTTGCTGGTGCTGGCGGAACTGATGAGCGGCACCTTCTTCTTGCTGATGCTGGCGCTGGGTGCGGCCGCGGGAGCGATTGCCGCCCACCTGGGCCTGGGCCTCAGCGCCCAGATGACCGTGGCGGCTGTCGCGGGCGGAGGCGCGGTCTTCCTTTGGTATCTCAGGCGCCGCCATCAACCGCTGCCCAGGGAGGTCCAGAGCAATCCCGACGCGCTGCTGGACATCGGCTCCCGCGTCCAGGTGGACCAGTGGGCCGCCGACGGCAGTGCACGGGTCCAGTATCGCGGTGCCAACTGGAGCGCCCGCTGGGTGGGCGAGGGCCTTCCCGAGCCCGGCATGCATACCATTCACCGGATCGACGGCAGCGTCCTCCAGCTGGTTCGCTGA
- the chrA gene encoding chromate efflux transporter yields MSQPLLEVAGLFLRLGATAFGGPAAHIAMLHDETVLRRRWLSEQEFLDLLGATNLIPGPNSTELAIHLGHRRAGWPGLVVGGVCFILPAMLIVMALAWLHMRYGHTPTAHWLLHGVKPVMIAVILQALWNLGSKALRRPLPMALALAVIILYLLGVNELLLLFGGGLLLWLIRAGHSRRSGLQALAMASPLQSFSGVDPTAFAIQLFSLPVLFLSFLKIGAVLYGSGYVLLAFLRAEFVIRLGWLSDAQLLDAVTIGQLTPGPVFTTATWIGYQLGGVPGALLATVGIFLPGFLFVALSGPLIPRLRESPQFSLLLDGVNVASLGLMAAVCLQLGRSAIVDPATAAIALISALLLIRARVNSTWLIAGGALAGLLLERFS; encoded by the coding sequence ATGAGCCAGCCGCTGCTTGAAGTGGCGGGCCTGTTCCTGCGGCTGGGCGCCACGGCCTTCGGCGGGCCGGCGGCGCACATCGCCATGCTGCACGACGAGACCGTGCTGCGCCGGCGCTGGCTGAGCGAGCAGGAATTCCTGGACCTGCTGGGCGCCACCAACCTGATTCCCGGCCCCAACTCCACCGAACTGGCGATCCACCTGGGACACCGGCGCGCGGGCTGGCCCGGGCTGGTGGTGGGCGGAGTGTGTTTCATCCTGCCGGCCATGCTGATCGTGATGGCTCTGGCCTGGCTGCACATGCGCTATGGACACACGCCCACGGCACACTGGCTGCTGCACGGAGTGAAGCCCGTGATGATCGCGGTGATCCTCCAGGCCCTCTGGAATCTGGGTTCAAAGGCCCTGCGCCGCCCCCTGCCCATGGCGCTGGCTCTGGCAGTGATCATCCTCTACCTGCTGGGAGTCAACGAACTGCTGCTGCTCTTCGGAGGCGGACTCCTGCTCTGGCTGATCCGGGCGGGCCACTCGCGCCGCTCGGGACTGCAGGCTCTGGCCATGGCCTCACCGCTGCAATCCTTCAGTGGAGTCGACCCAACAGCGTTCGCGATCCAGCTCTTCAGCTTGCCCGTGCTCTTCCTGAGCTTCCTCAAGATCGGCGCCGTGCTCTACGGCAGCGGCTATGTGCTGCTTGCCTTTCTGCGCGCCGAATTCGTGATCCGGCTGGGTTGGCTCAGCGACGCCCAGTTGCTGGACGCGGTGACCATTGGCCAGCTCACTCCCGGCCCGGTCTTCACCACGGCGACCTGGATCGGCTACCAATTGGGTGGAGTACCCGGTGCGCTGCTGGCCACGGTGGGCATCTTCCTGCCGGGATTTCTGTTCGTCGCCCTCTCCGGCCCGCTGATTCCACGTCTGCGCGAATCACCGCAGTTCTCCCTGCTGCTGGATGGCGTCAACGTGGCGTCCCTGGGCTTGATGGCGGCGGTCTGCCTGCAACTGGGCCGCAGCGCGATCGTGGACCCGGCCACGGCCGCCATTGCCCTGATCTCGGCGCTGCTGCTGATCCGCGCACGGGTCAACTCCACCTGGCTGATCGCCGGAGGAGCCTTGGCCGGCTTGCTGCTCGAGCGCTTTTCCTGA
- a CDS encoding DinB family protein: MTHRFPAPRTNEDPGTHLNLLVHAWAPRLAALPDELTVARPASGGWSARELLGHLVDSATINQWRFVEARFREDLVFPPYDQDAWVTAQRWQQHAWAPLVELWRLANLHLAEQMAHTPEDIRLKPRLPHNLDRIAWGTLPAEQPVTLQYFMEDYVGHMEHHLSRLHAILKAHTP, encoded by the coding sequence ATGACACACCGGTTCCCCGCCCCCCGCACGAACGAAGACCCCGGAACCCACCTGAACTTGCTGGTGCATGCGTGGGCTCCCCGACTGGCGGCTCTTCCGGATGAGCTCACGGTCGCACGTCCCGCGTCCGGCGGCTGGTCGGCCCGTGAACTCCTCGGGCATCTGGTGGATTCGGCGACCATCAACCAGTGGCGTTTCGTGGAGGCGCGCTTCCGCGAGGATCTGGTCTTCCCGCCATACGACCAGGACGCCTGGGTGACGGCGCAGCGCTGGCAGCAGCATGCCTGGGCGCCGTTGGTGGAATTGTGGCGCCTGGCCAACCTGCACTTGGCCGAACAGATGGCGCACACGCCCGAAGACATCCGCCTGAAGCCCCGCCTGCCCCACAATCTGGACCGCATCGCCTGGGGCACCCTGCCCGCGGAGCAACCGGTCACGCTGCAGTACTTCATGGAAGATTACGTGGGGCACATGGAACATCATCTTTCACGATTGCACGCCATCCTGAAAGCGCACACGCCATGA
- a CDS encoding glutaredoxin family protein codes for MPELKVYSTDWCGDCRNLKRFLAAEGISFTEINIENDAAAEQELIQKTGKRGIPYMTVGETWIKGYPMDVAGFRKTLSDLGITGAGA; via the coding sequence ATGCCCGAACTGAAAGTGTACTCCACCGACTGGTGCGGCGACTGCCGCAACCTCAAGCGGTTCCTGGCGGCCGAGGGTATTTCCTTCACCGAGATCAACATCGAGAACGATGCGGCGGCCGAGCAGGAACTGATCCAGAAGACGGGCAAGCGCGGGATTCCGTACATGACCGTGGGCGAGACCTGGATCAAGGGTTACCCCATGGACGTGGCTGGTTTCCGCAAGACCCTGAGCGACCTGGGCATCACCGGAGCCGGAGCCTGA
- a CDS encoding NUDIX hydrolase, which translates to MADSVAGDWGPEMGNPAESDRPLLEQPLESRVLYSGRIVHLREERVRLSDGSEALREVVRHPGAVVLIPWDSQRERLILVRQYRHPAGRIFLELPAGKLDPGETPANCAARELSEETGFTAGRLEHVRSVYTCVGFSNEVLHFFLAEDLVPGEPSPDEGEWLQVVDLSLAQARTLLREGRIQDAKTMVGLHWFLDRVDHGTAP; encoded by the coding sequence ATGGCCGACTCCGTCGCGGGCGATTGGGGCCCCGAAATGGGCAATCCGGCCGAAAGCGACCGCCCCCTGCTGGAGCAGCCTCTCGAGAGCCGTGTGCTGTACAGCGGGCGCATCGTGCACCTGCGTGAGGAGCGCGTCCGCCTGAGTGACGGGAGCGAAGCCCTGCGCGAAGTGGTCCGGCATCCGGGGGCCGTGGTGCTGATTCCCTGGGACAGCCAGCGCGAGCGTCTGATCCTTGTGCGCCAGTACCGGCATCCCGCGGGACGGATCTTCCTTGAGCTGCCCGCGGGCAAGCTCGATCCGGGTGAGACACCGGCAAACTGCGCCGCTCGCGAACTGAGCGAGGAAACGGGCTTCACGGCCGGCCGGCTGGAACACGTGCGATCCGTTTACACCTGCGTGGGCTTCTCCAACGAGGTCCTGCATTTTTTCCTGGCCGAAGACCTGGTGCCGGGCGAGCCATCGCCGGACGAAGGCGAGTGGCTGCAAGTGGTGGACCTGTCGCTTGCGCAGGCCCGCACACTGCTGCGCGAGGGCCGCATCCAGGACGCCAAGACCATGGTGGGCCTCCACTGGTTCCTGGACCGAGTGGATCACGGGACCGCTCCCTGA
- the recJ gene encoding single-stranded-DNA-specific exonuclease RecJ — MTRVRWQIASSLTEIPVLERLRALRGLDGSAPEEIHDPGLMLDMDKAVERITRALRDRERIVVFGDYDADGVTSTALLYAWLRSVGARVSYILPHRVEDGYGLKAAMIDRVLEAKAQLLITVDNGTSANEALERAAAEGVDTIVVDHHAQTGELPPAVAILNPNRREDHYPFKGLAAVGVAFKLLQAMNAENRISYLDLVALGTVADMAPLKGENRLLVRRGLRVLNESPRPGIRALMSLARLDEREISGRSISWQLGPRINCAGRMESADLALEVLLAPEESTARRLAQRLESVNQLRQEIQREAIAGTEAALKKALEETGQLDRAVIMVGDDWHLGVIGLVSGRITSEYNRPSIAFTRVLGDGVVKGSARSVPGFDITAAIGEFRHLLEEFGGHREAAGLTLREENLQTFINGFTALANREITEEPERELAIDCELLADEVDLGLLESIAELAPFGTGNPFPVFLLRDCTVTRRFVFGQGKHLKLWVEAPLREAGAESARRFEVLCWSGGKREQDYPYGKAFDLAFELGSNRWNGETQLQLVLQDARPVELRTATSIG, encoded by the coding sequence ATGACCCGCGTCCGCTGGCAGATCGCGTCTTCCCTGACTGAGATTCCCGTACTGGAGCGCCTGCGCGCCCTGCGCGGGCTGGACGGCAGCGCGCCGGAAGAGATCCACGATCCGGGGTTGATGCTGGACATGGACAAGGCTGTCGAGCGCATCACGCGCGCCCTGCGCGACCGCGAGCGCATCGTGGTCTTCGGCGATTATGATGCCGACGGAGTCACCAGCACCGCCCTGCTCTACGCCTGGCTGCGCTCGGTGGGCGCCCGGGTGAGCTACATCCTGCCCCACCGGGTGGAGGACGGATACGGCCTGAAGGCCGCGATGATCGACCGGGTGCTCGAGGCCAAGGCCCAGCTGTTGATCACGGTGGACAACGGCACCTCGGCCAACGAGGCTCTCGAGCGGGCCGCCGCCGAGGGAGTGGACACCATCGTGGTGGATCACCATGCCCAGACCGGCGAGCTGCCTCCCGCAGTGGCGATTCTCAATCCCAACCGGCGCGAGGACCACTACCCTTTCAAGGGGCTGGCGGCCGTGGGCGTGGCCTTCAAGCTGCTGCAGGCGATGAATGCCGAGAACCGGATCTCCTATCTGGATCTGGTGGCGCTGGGAACCGTGGCCGACATGGCGCCGCTGAAGGGCGAGAACCGACTGCTCGTGAGGCGCGGTCTGCGTGTGCTCAACGAAAGCCCGCGTCCCGGGATCCGGGCCCTGATGTCACTGGCCCGGCTGGACGAGCGCGAGATCAGTGGACGCAGCATCAGTTGGCAGTTGGGGCCCCGCATCAACTGCGCCGGCCGGATGGAAAGTGCCGACCTGGCTCTGGAAGTCCTGCTGGCGCCCGAGGAGAGCACGGCGCGCCGTCTGGCCCAACGGCTGGAAAGCGTGAATCAGCTGCGTCAGGAAATCCAGCGCGAGGCGATCGCGGGCACCGAAGCGGCACTGAAGAAGGCGCTGGAGGAGACCGGCCAGCTCGATCGCGCGGTCATCATGGTGGGCGACGACTGGCATCTGGGCGTGATCGGCCTGGTCTCGGGGCGCATCACGTCCGAGTACAATCGCCCCTCGATCGCCTTCACACGCGTGCTCGGCGATGGCGTGGTCAAGGGCAGCGCGCGCAGTGTACCCGGCTTTGACATCACGGCGGCCATTGGCGAGTTCCGTCACCTGCTCGAGGAGTTCGGTGGACACAGGGAAGCGGCCGGGCTGACCCTGCGCGAAGAGAACCTGCAGACCTTCATCAATGGGTTCACGGCGCTGGCCAACCGGGAGATCACGGAAGAACCCGAGCGCGAACTGGCCATCGACTGCGAGCTGCTGGCCGACGAAGTGGACCTGGGCCTGCTGGAGAGCATTGCCGAACTGGCACCCTTCGGCACGGGCAATCCCTTTCCCGTGTTCCTCCTGCGTGATTGCACCGTGACCCGGCGCTTCGTCTTCGGTCAGGGCAAACATCTCAAGCTCTGGGTGGAAGCGCCCCTGCGGGAGGCCGGTGCGGAGAGCGCACGGCGTTTCGAGGTGCTCTGCTGGAGTGGAGGCAAGCGCGAGCAGGACTATCCTTACGGCAAGGCCTTCGACCTGGCCTTCGAGCTGGGCAGCAACCGCTGGAACGGCGAGACGCAGTTGCAGCTCGTGCTCCAGGATGCCCGCCCTGTGGAATTGCGCACCGCGACGTCCATTGGCTGA
- a CDS encoding tyrosine recombinase XerD, producing MADTSRTTPPEPTQASRLRMEDFLLACRFERGLSDNSLDAYERDLRRFTSWLAENDMELESVTRRTLSDYLGVLRDLGLAARSLARAISVLRSFHGWLAAEGKLPQDPAELLESPRLGRDLPEVFEAHEIETLIHAAMAGKPPLALRDTALFECAYGAGLRVSELVGLTLGQMLRADELLRITGKGAKERLIPLGRMGWKALDDWLALGRPVLLARAGLERKGSDTVFLNARGGPLSRMGFWKILRKYLLACDLPRECHPHSLRHSFATHLLEGGASLRAVQEMLGHSDITTTRIYTHVDRAYLKEEHRACHPRG from the coding sequence ATGGCCGATACATCACGTACCACACCGCCAGAACCCACCCAAGCCTCCCGTCTGCGCATGGAGGATTTTCTGCTCGCCTGCCGCTTCGAGCGCGGCCTCTCGGACAACAGCCTGGATGCCTACGAACGCGACCTGCGCCGCTTCACGAGCTGGCTGGCTGAGAACGATATGGAACTGGAAAGCGTCACGCGCCGGACACTCAGCGACTATCTGGGTGTCCTGCGTGATCTGGGATTGGCCGCTCGCAGTCTGGCCCGGGCGATCAGCGTGCTGCGCAGTTTCCACGGCTGGCTGGCCGCGGAAGGCAAGTTGCCCCAGGACCCCGCCGAACTGCTCGAGAGCCCGCGCCTGGGCCGTGACCTGCCCGAAGTCTTCGAGGCCCACGAGATCGAGACACTGATCCATGCGGCCATGGCGGGCAAGCCGCCGCTGGCCCTGCGTGACACGGCGCTCTTCGAATGCGCCTACGGAGCCGGCCTGCGTGTGTCCGAACTGGTGGGATTGACTCTGGGGCAGATGCTGCGTGCCGATGAGCTGCTGCGGATCACTGGAAAAGGTGCCAAGGAACGTCTGATTCCGCTGGGCAGGATGGGCTGGAAAGCCCTGGATGACTGGCTTGCGCTGGGACGTCCCGTGCTGCTGGCCCGGGCGGGTCTGGAGCGCAAGGGTAGTGACACCGTGTTCCTCAACGCTCGTGGAGGACCACTGAGCCGGATGGGTTTCTGGAAGATTCTGCGCAAGTACCTGCTGGCTTGCGACTTGCCCAGGGAGTGTCACCCGCACAGTCTGCGCCACAGTTTCGCGACCCACCTGCTGGAAGGGGGGGCCAGCCTGCGCGCCGTGCAGGAAATGCTGGGACACAGCGACATCACCACCACGCGGATCTACACCCACGTGGACCGTGCCTACCTCAAGGAAGAGCACCGCGCCTGTCATCCGCGCGGCTGA
- a CDS encoding VWA domain-containing protein, with translation MNALRVLLLLSLVNLAHAFGVVVLNAGNLQILPPANSAYDVYVENQAAVTHVRSEFVNPLNNAFEPVWAFPLPVEASATRLRYRLNGSWTEVPIGIGPQDPGLPGGTPNPALTTFLGPTPIVFHFEHNLVPDSTLIVELDYVEFLPYENGTVSMRHPGNLAPILPFQIISTSYSLNLASDRDIQSLTLTSGQVGADIGFVEGTGHIDWHDLAGYPDLDFTVEYQLSLDQLGLFATSTMIPDSLMPEDGANGFLMFVAEPDPDDQQAIMDKVFTLILDRSGSMGGNKMVQARAAASFIVTHLNEGDRFNLISFASGMSAFQPEHVEYTPVTESQALSWIAAQNASGSTNISGAFDMAVPQFDNASSTTANIIIFLTDGVPTMGITDPTTLTNHIDNLFDALDAPLNLFSFGIGMDVNHPLLGQISAHNNGFAEFLENDELETRISEFYLLVRNPVLMQPWVETTPAVLDLAPQPLPNLYVGRQMIVAARYTNPAPLSLTLHGTAFGQPVEYTYMADLSGGYEESRAYLPKVWAKRTIETMMIQYYQLDPESQEALDLHDEIVALSITWSVISPFTSFNDNTSVPDDGGATQPVSLLLVENFPNPFNPSTTLRITVPAGLPEGPMMVRLYNIRGQLVRTLAVVVSGAGVYDITWNGLDDAGRQLASGTYLAMVSFGDQIVAHRLTLLK, from the coding sequence ATGAACGCCCTGCGTGTACTTCTGCTGCTGTCTCTCGTCAACCTTGCCCACGCATTCGGTGTGGTGGTGCTGAACGCCGGGAACCTGCAGATCCTTCCACCGGCCAACTCGGCCTATGATGTATACGTCGAGAATCAGGCGGCCGTGACTCATGTGCGCAGCGAGTTCGTGAACCCGCTGAACAACGCCTTCGAGCCCGTCTGGGCTTTCCCGCTGCCGGTCGAGGCCAGCGCCACCCGTCTGCGCTACCGCCTGAACGGCAGCTGGACCGAGGTGCCCATCGGCATCGGACCACAGGATCCCGGCCTGCCCGGTGGCACGCCCAATCCCGCGTTGACGACTTTCCTGGGGCCCACGCCGATCGTCTTCCACTTCGAACACAACCTGGTGCCCGACTCCACCCTGATCGTCGAGCTGGACTACGTGGAATTCCTGCCCTACGAGAACGGCACGGTGAGCATGCGGCATCCGGGCAATCTGGCACCGATCCTGCCGTTCCAGATCATTTCCACGTCATACAGCCTGAATCTGGCCTCGGACCGCGACATCCAGTCCCTGACGCTCACCAGCGGCCAGGTCGGTGCGGACATCGGCTTCGTGGAAGGCACCGGTCACATCGACTGGCACGATCTGGCGGGCTACCCGGATCTGGACTTCACGGTGGAGTACCAGCTCAGCCTGGACCAACTGGGACTCTTCGCCACCAGCACCATGATCCCGGACTCGCTGATGCCCGAGGACGGCGCCAACGGTTTCCTGATGTTCGTGGCCGAGCCGGATCCCGATGACCAGCAGGCGATCATGGACAAGGTCTTCACCCTGATCCTCGATCGCTCGGGCAGCATGGGAGGCAACAAGATGGTGCAGGCCCGCGCGGCGGCCTCCTTCATCGTGACCCATCTGAACGAAGGCGACCGCTTCAACCTGATTTCCTTCGCCTCGGGCATGTCCGCCTTCCAACCGGAACATGTCGAGTACACGCCCGTGACGGAAAGTCAGGCCCTGAGCTGGATTGCCGCCCAGAACGCCAGCGGCAGCACGAACATCTCGGGCGCCTTCGACATGGCGGTGCCCCAGTTCGACAACGCCAGCAGCACCACGGCCAACATCATCATCTTCCTGACCGATGGCGTCCCGACGATGGGCATCACCGATCCCACCACGCTGACGAATCACATCGACAACCTGTTCGACGCACTGGATGCGCCTCTGAACCTGTTCTCCTTCGGCATCGGCATGGATGTGAACCACCCGCTGCTGGGCCAGATCTCGGCGCACAACAATGGCTTCGCCGAGTTCCTCGAGAACGACGAACTGGAGACTCGCATCAGCGAGTTCTACCTGCTGGTGCGCAATCCCGTGCTGATGCAGCCCTGGGTCGAGACCACTCCGGCGGTCCTTGATCTTGCACCGCAACCGCTGCCGAATCTGTACGTGGGACGCCAGATGATCGTGGCGGCGCGTTACACGAACCCTGCTCCGCTGAGTCTGACCCTGCATGGAACCGCCTTCGGCCAGCCCGTTGAGTACACCTACATGGCCGATCTTTCCGGCGGATACGAAGAAAGCCGCGCCTACCTGCCCAAGGTCTGGGCCAAGCGCACCATCGAGACCATGATGATCCAGTACTACCAACTGGATCCGGAATCCCAGGAAGCTCTGGACCTGCACGATGAGATCGTCGCGCTCAGCATCACCTGGAGCGTGATCTCGCCCTTCACGAGCTTCAACGACAATACCAGCGTACCCGATGACGGGGGCGCGACGCAGCCGGTCAGCCTGCTGCTGGTCGAGAACTTCCCGAACCCCTTCAATCCCTCGACGACCCTGCGCATCACCGTCCCCGCCGGCCTCCCCGAAGGCCCGATGATGGTGCGGCTGTACAACATCCGCGGGCAGCTGGTACGCACCCTTGCGGTCGTGGTCTCCGGCGCCGGCGTCTACGACATCACCTGGAACGGTCTGGACGACGCCGGACGCCAGCTGGCCAGTGGCACCTATCTGGCCATGGTATCCTTCGGCGACCAGATCGTGGCGCACCGGCTGACCCTGCTCAAGTAG
- a CDS encoding methyltransferase domain-containing protein, producing MNDALIDQMEDVQQEHFWFRARSGILTRLLASRLKAGDRVLDAGCGTGLLLASLPAQVHPVGLDSSPRALEHAGRRLAGRDAELREGRLPEAFPFEANSLQWVLLTDVLEHIEDDRATLAVLHRALAPGGGLLLTVPAFHFLWSRHDEEHGHFRRYRAPQLRALLLEAGFRIERLSYYNFLLFPLVLAVRLLKKLTGDHGNDMELPSPPVNRLLHAIFSSERHWLPRHDFPWGVSLIAIVRKP from the coding sequence ATGAACGACGCCCTGATCGACCAGATGGAAGACGTACAGCAGGAGCACTTCTGGTTCCGCGCGCGCAGCGGCATCCTGACCCGTCTGCTGGCCTCGCGGCTGAAGGCGGGCGACCGGGTGCTGGACGCCGGTTGCGGCACCGGTCTGCTGCTGGCCTCCCTGCCTGCGCAGGTTCATCCCGTGGGCCTGGACAGCAGCCCGCGCGCGCTGGAACACGCCGGGCGACGTCTGGCCGGGCGCGATGCCGAGCTGCGGGAAGGTCGCCTGCCCGAGGCCTTTCCCTTTGAGGCGAATTCTCTGCAGTGGGTGCTGCTCACCGACGTGCTGGAGCACATTGAGGACGATCGCGCCACCCTGGCGGTGCTCCACCGCGCGCTGGCCCCCGGCGGTGGTCTGCTGCTGACCGTGCCCGCCTTCCATTTCCTCTGGAGCCGCCACGACGAGGAACACGGCCACTTCCGCCGCTACCGGGCTCCGCAGCTGCGCGCCCTGCTGCTGGAGGCCGGATTCCGCATCGAGCGTCTCAGCTACTACAACTTTCTGCTCTTTCCGCTGGTGCTGGCCGTGCGCCTGCTGAAGAAACTGACCGGCGACCACGGCAACGACATGGAGCTGCCCTCGCCCCCGGTCAACCGCCTGCTGCACGCCATATTCAGCAGCGAGCGCCACTGGCTGCCCCGCCACGACTTCCCCTGGGGCGTTTCCCTGATCGCCATCGTGCGCAAGCCCTGA